Proteins encoded within one genomic window of Equus caballus isolate H_3958 breed thoroughbred chromosome 20, TB-T2T, whole genome shotgun sequence:
- the MDC1 gene encoding mediator of DNA damage checkpoint protein 1 isoform X24, whose product MDQKKYHRLDAPLPFVSRGPLTVEETPKVQGGTHPRGLLLAEDSEEEVDPLSERHVVKEPRTTSSSLATVVPESDEEGPSPAPGGPGPPFAFNLDSDTDEEESQQPATGEAFSAAMTDATVETEPPKAITTEIQLEKDQCSVEERDNATKVKRDARNEVVPVGVILERTQPAEEDSDTDVDDESRPPGRPAEVHLESAQPSGFMDSDTDVEEEGIPTTPAVVPMKKRQVFHGDDAKSPGAPGLANLQESPAGSDTDVEEGEALLTVPLERSQASMVIDSNTDDEEEVSAALTLARLKESRTLTWHRDTDVEEDKAQPVVLLEQSQTSARRDSDTDVEEEGPPVEKRGTVPKDCTDKAHSEKSQPPLGDSDIEMEEDKSSPAVHLERSEASATVDVNTQVKEEVLPGPAVTPLEKHQVPVAWTNQTDVEADRGPAKLPMVCLEEAQPPPVGDCEITSLNASAVTDVRKSQFPTGGDAGTEWAVAVLEQERAPEAGAQGGSPVALVEQGLLPVSRENLTDLVVDTGTPGEPTQPRREGAQTPKEGKREPRMDGTKDSADARDVLKAEKSTIKVPAYSVSDSEDLDLQATQCFVEKEGQSLEVQSTEDEPTQAFLLSPPQEPGPSRCSFQAEGALDELWEVLATQPYCPRESEASETQPIAAHLEAHGSCPSPPRATPGEQHPESPVHAEPLGIQGRGMQTVEKDMGTPGETADRVNPERGPLERATKKPPPEGERKDVMGEEELTWGLRDSQQKQVLARDTQRQESDKKVTSASPESGMESLKVEIETAREIQEKEREKQTLAREIFEREAEKLVPGRVCEVGGLEVKVSKVIQERGPEAGEPERGTQDQEGQASSPTPEPRVGAGGLQALASAVVASGSQSGGGRGVPVSPRRQERDHLNCKMPPAEKASRGDQESPEACLPPAVTEASAPLQNPLMSQSQKHPTPQPLPSLELPIPRARQNGSQGAPEIPPSELEPLHPKPKVRPRGSSRMLPSPVSSIAPESHPTTPTDQPVSPEPTSRATRSRTYRSSEMTPAPVVPTAPELQSSTSKDQPVTAKLTSRATRGRTHRSSVKSPEPVVPTAPELQPSTSKDQPVTPEPTSRGRTHRSSVKAPEQVVPTAPELQPSTSKDQSVIPTPTSRATRGRTHRSSVKTPEPVVPTAPEFQPPTPTDQPVTLELISRATRGRTHRASVKTPEPVVPTAPELQPPTSKDQSGILTPTSRATRGRTHRFSVKSPEPIVPIAPELQPSTPTDQSVASEPTSGTTQGRTHRSSVKTPELVVPTGPEFQPSTSINQLVTPKPTSQPRTHRSSVKTPEPIVPTTSELQPSTPTDQPVTPKPTSRATRGRKHRSVNTSEPIVPTAPELQPSTPTDKPVTRKPTSRATRGRTHRSSVKTPEPIVPTAPELQPSTPTDKPVTCKPTSRATRGRKHRSSVKTPKPIVPTASQLQPSTPTDQSVTPESTTQDIRGRKHRSSVKTPQPMEPTAPGHEPPSHTDQPVTPEAIAPASQSRTLRTSIISAVPVPTTPEFRSPVPTDQPIPPETIPQANCSRRPRATRKQGSPTAPIVHEPCSAPPEPNSRNQRRRAVRAAESLTTIPEPAFAQLPEAPTHAPHIEKVEAAGTSGFTPEPQRKASQSHKRPLATLDLPPLQKRLQRGKVSQKTAFLQEEEDDPTERPGKKEVVVMPGPGKRKRDQAEEEGILSRSLRRTKPNQESTAPKVLFTGVVDVRGERAVLALGGSLASSVAEASHLVTDRIRRTVKFLCALGRGIPILSLDWLHQSRKAGCFLPPDEYVVTDPEQEENFGFSLRDALSRARERRLLEGYEIHVTPGVQPPPLQMGEIISCCGGTVLPSMPRSYKPQRVVITCSQDFPRCAIPSRVGLPILSPEFLLTGVLKQEAKPEAFVLSALEMSST is encoded by the exons ATGGACCAGAAAAAG TACCATCGCCTGGATGCCCCCCTGCCCTTTGTCTCTCGGGGCCCTCTAACTGTAGAGGAGACACCCAAGGTACAGGGAGGAACTCATCCCCGGGGGCTCCTGTTGGCTGAGGACTCAGAGGAGGAAGTAG ATCCTCTTTCTGAAAGGCATGTGGTGAAAGAACCAAGGACCACATCTTCTTCTTTGGCAACAGTAGTTCCAGAGAG TGATGAAGAGGGGCCTTCCCCTGCCCCAGGTGGCCCTGGGCCACCTTTTGCCTTCAACTTGGACAGTGACACAGATGAGGAAGAAAGTCAGCAACCAGCAACAGGGGAGGCCTTCTCAGCTGCCATGACAGATGCCACTGTAGAGACAGAACCGCCTAAAGCCATCACAACTGAAATCCAGCTTGAAAAGGATCAGTGTTCAGTGGAGGAAAGGGACAATGCCACAAAAGTCAAGAGGGATGCAAGGAATGAAGTGGTTCCAGTTGGAGTGATTCTGGAGAGGACCCAACCTGCTGAGGAGGACAGTGACACAGATGTGGATGATGAGAGCAGGCCTCCAGGAAGGCCAGCCGAAGTCCATTTGGAAAGTGCCCAGCCTTCTGGCTTCATGGACAGTGATACTGATGTGGAAGAAGAGGGGATCCCCACGACCCCAGCTGTAGTTCCTATGAAGAAGAGGCAAGTCTTCCATGGAGATGATGCAAAGAGTCCTGGGGCACCTGGCTTGGCGAATCTGCAGGAGAGCCCAGCTGGTAGTGATACAGATGTGGAGGAGGGCGAGGCCCTACTAACGGTCCCTCTGGAGAGAAGCCAAGCCTCCATGGTGATCGATAGCAATACAGATGATGAGGAAGAAGTCTCAGCAGCACTCACTTTGGCACGTCTGAAAGAGAGCCGAACCCTTACCTGGCACAGAGATACAGATGTGGAAGAGGACAAGGCCCAACCTGTGGTCCTTCTGGAGCAAAGCCAAACCTCCGCCAGGAGAGACAGTGACAcagatgtggaggaggaggggccccCAGTGGAAAAGAGAGGCACTGTCCCCAAGGATTGCACAGACAAAGCACATTCAGAAAAGAGCCAGCCTCCTCTTGGGGACAGTGATATAGAGATGGAGGAAGATAAGAGCTCACCTGCAGTCCACCTGGAGAGAAGTGAAGCCTCTGCCACAGTGGACGTCAACACACAAGTGAAGGAGGAAGTCCTACCAGGGCCAGCTGTTACACCTCTGGAGAAGCATCAGGTGCCTGTGGCGTGGACAAATCAAACAGATGTGGAAGCAGACAGGGGCCCAGCAAAGCTGCCTATGGTGTGTCTAGAGGAAGCCCAGCCTCCTCCAGTTGGGGACTGTGAGATCACATCCTTAAATGCCTCAGCAGTGACAGATGTAAGAAAGAGCCAGTTTCCCACAGGAGGGGATGCTGGGACGGAATGGGCTGTGGCTGTTCTTGAGCAGGAGAGAGCTCCTGAGGCGGGGGCCCAGGGTGGGTCACCTGTGGCACTAGTGGAGCAGGGCCTTCTCCCTGTCTCAAGGGAAAACCTAACAGATCTGGTGGTGGACACAGGCACTCCAGGGGAACCCACCCAGCCACGGAGAGAGGGAGCCCAGACCcccaaagaagggaagagagaaccACGTATGGATGGGACCAAGGACTCTGCAGATGCCCGTGATG ttctaaaggctgagaagtccacgaTCAAGGTGCCAGCgtattcagtgtctg ATTCTGAAGATCTAGACCTACAGGCTACCCAGTGCTTTGTGGAGAAAGAGGGTCAGAGCCTGGAAG TCCAGAGCACGGAGGATGAACCTACCCAGGCCTTCCTGTTAAGTCCACCCCAAGAGCCTGGCCCTTCCCGTTGCAGCTTCCAGGCCGAAG GTGCCCTGGATGAGCTGTGGGAGGTCTTGGCTACACAGCCATACTGTCCAAGAGAATCTGAGGCCTCTGAGACCCAGCCCATTGCCGCCCACCTTGAGGCCCATGGATCTTGCCCCTCACCACCTAGGGCAACACCAGGAGAACAACATCCAGAGAGCCCAGTTCATGCAGAGCCACTGGGGATTCAAGGAAGAGGGATGCAGACTGTGGAGAAAGACATGGGTACACCAGGAGAAACAGCAGACAGGGTGAACCCTGAGAGAGGACCATTGGAGAGGGCAACCAAGAAACCGCcaccagaaggagagagaaaagatgtgATGGGAGAGGAAGAATTAACTTGGGGGCTACGGGACAGTCAACAAAAACAGGTGTTAGCTAGAGACACTCAGAGACAAGAGTCTGACAAAAAGGTGACAAGTGCAAGTCCCGAAAGTGGTATGGAGAGTTTGAAGGTAGAAATTGAGACAGCCAGGGAAatacaagagaaagagagagaaaagcagactCTTGcaagagaaatatttgaaagagaagcagagaaattaGTACCAGGGAGAGTGTGTGAGGTAGGTGGGTTAGAGGTCAAGGTATCCAAAGTGATACAGGagagaggccctgaggcaggggagCCAGAGAGAGGGACCCAGGACCAGGAAGGGCAGGCCTCCAGTCCAACACCAGAGCctcgggtgggggctgggggccttCAGGCACTCGCTTCAGCTGTGGTAGCTTCTGGGAGCCAATCAGGTGGAGGAAGGGGCGTCCCAGTGAgtcccaggaggcaggagagag ACCACTTGAATTGCAAGATGCCACCTGCTGAGAAGGCTTCTAGG GGTGATCAGGAATCCCCAGAGGCGTGTCTGCCTCCTGCAGTGACTGAAGCCTCAGCCCCACTCCAAAACCCCCTCATGTCTCAGAGCCAAAAACATCCTACACCTCAGCCTCTGCCTTCCTTAGAGCTGCCCATTCCCAGGGCCAGGCAAAATGGGAGTCAGGGAGCCCCAGAGATTCCTCCCTCAGAGCTGGAGCCTCTGCATCCAAAACCCAAAGTCAGGCCCCGGGGGTCCTCCAGGATGTTACCCTCTCCAGTGTCTTCTATAGCCCCTGAGTCCCACCCTACCACCCCCACAGACCAGCCTGTCAGCCCTGAGCCCACATCTCGGGCCACTCGGAGCAGAACATACAGGTCTTCTGAAATGACCCCTGCACCAGTTGTCCCCACAGCACCTGAGCTGCAATCTTCCACCTCCAAAGACCAGCCTGTCACCGCTAAGCTCACATCTCGGGCCACTCGGGGAAGGACACATAGGTCCTCTGTCAAGTCCCCTGAACCAGTTGTCCCCACAGCCCCTGAGCTCCAGCCTTCCACCTCTAAAGACCAGCCTGTCACTCCTGAGCCCACATCTCGGGGCAGGACACATAGATCTTCTGTCAAGGCCCCTGAGCAAGTTGTCCCTACAGCTCCTGAGCTGCAACCTTCCACCTCCAAAGACCAGTCTGTCATCCCCACACCCACATCCCGGGCCACTCGGGGCAGGACACATAGGTCCTCTGTCAAGACCCCTGAACCAGTTGTCCCCACAGCCCCTGAGTTCCAGCCTCCTACCCCCACAGACCAACCTGTCACTCTTGAGCTCATATCTCGGGCCACTCGGGGCAGAACACACAGAGCCTCTGTGAAGACTCCTGAACCAGTTGTCCccacagctcctgagctgcagcctcCCACCTCCAAAGACCAGTCTGGCATCTTAACACCCACATCTCGGGCCACTCGGGGCAGAACACATAGGTTCTCTGTCAAGTCCCCTGAACCAATTGTCCCCATAGCCCCTGAGCTTCAGCCTTCTACCCCCACAGACCAATCTGTCGCTAGTGAGCCCACATCTGGCACCACTCAGGGCAGGACACATAGGTCTTCTGTCAAGACCCCTGAACTAGTTGTACCCACAGGTCCTGAGTTCCAGCCTTCCACTTCCATAAACCAACTTGTCACCCCCAAACCCACATCTCAGCCAAGGACACATAGGTCTTCTGTCAAGACCCCCGAACCAATTGTTCCCACAACCTCAGAGCTCCAGCCTTCCACCCCCACAGACCAACCTGTCACCCCCAAACCCACATCCCGGGCCACTCGGGGCAGAAAACATAGGTCTGTCAACACCTCTGAACCGATTGTCCCCACAGCCCCTGAGCTCCAGCCTTCCACCCCCACAGACAAACCTGTCACCCGCAAGCCCACATCTCGGGCCACTCGGGGCAGAACACATAGGTCTTCTGTCAAGACACCCGAACCAATTGTCCCCACAGCCCCTGAGCTCCAGCCTTCTACCCCCACAGACAAACCTGTCACCTGCAAACCCACATCTCGGGCCACTCGGGGCAGAAAACATAGGTCTTCTGTCAAGACCCCCAAACCAATTGTCCCCACAGCCTCACAGCTCCAGCCTTCCACCCCGACAGACCAATCTGTTACCCCTGAGTCCACAACTCAGGACATTCGGGGCAGAAAACATAGGTCCTCTGTCAAGACTCCCCAACCAATGGAACCCACAGCCCCTGGCCATGAACCTCCCAGCCATACAGACCAGCCTGTCACCCCTGAAGCCATAGCTCCGGCTAGTCAGAGCAGGACACTAAGGACTTCTATAATAAGTGCTGTGCCAGTTCCTACCACCCCTGAATTCCGGTCTCCTGTCCCCACAGACCAGCCTATTCCCCCTGAGACCATCCCTCAAGCCAATTGCAGCAGGAGGCCAAGGGCCACTAGGAAGCAGGGGTCCCCCACAGCTCCCATTGTCCATGAACCCTGCTCTGCACCCCCTGAACCTAACTCGAGGAACCAAAGACGAAGAGCAGTGAGAGCAGCTGAGTCCCTTACAACCATTCCTGAGCCTGCCTTTGCCCAGCTTCCTGAGGCGCCCACTCATGCTCCCCACATCGAAAAGGTAGAGGCAGCAGGTACATCTGGGTTCACCCCAGAGCCCCAGCGTAAGGCCTCTCAAAGCCACAAGAGGCCTTTAGCTACCCTGGATTTACCCCCACTTCAAAAACGGCTCCAAAGAGGGAAAGTCTCCCAGAAGACAGCGTTCctccaggaagaggaagatgatCCCACAGAGAGACCAGGGAAGAAAGAG GTTGTAGTGATGCCAGgaccaggcaagagaaagagagaccaagCAGAAGAAGAGGGAATACTGAGCCGCAGCCTCCGAAGAACCAAACCTAATCAAGAGTCCACAGCCCCcaaa GTGCTCTTCACAGGAGTGGTGGATGTTCGAGGAGAGCGGGCAGTACTGGCCCTGGGGGGAAGTCTGGCCAGCTCAGTGGCAGAGGCTTCCCACCTGGTGACTGATCGAATCCGCCGGACGGTCAAGTTCCTGTGTGCCCTGGGGCGGGGGATCCCCATCCTCTCCCTGGACTGGCTGCACCAG TCCCGCAAAGCTGGTTGCTTCTTGCCACCGGATGAATACGTGGTGACCGATCCTGAGCAGGAAGAGAACTTTGGCTTCAGCCTTCGGGATGCTCTGAGCCGAGCTCGGGAGCGAAGGCTGCTGGAG GGCTATGAGATTCATGTGACCCCTGGAGTCCAGCCACCTCCACTTCAGATGGGAGAGATCATCAGCTGCTGTGGAGGCACTGTCCTACCCAGCATGCCCCGGTCCTATAAG CCTCAGAGAGTTGTGATCACATGCTCCCAGGACTTCCCCCGATGCGCCATTCCATCTCGGGTCGGGCTGCCCATCCTCTCACCTGAGTTCCTGCTGACAGGAGTGCTGAAGCAGGAAGCCAAGCCAGAGGCCTTCGTCCTCTCCGCTTTGGAAATGTCATCCACCTGA